In Paramisgurnus dabryanus chromosome 7, PD_genome_1.1, whole genome shotgun sequence, the following are encoded in one genomic region:
- the pou4f1 gene encoding POU domain, class 4, transcription factor 1 yields MMSMNSKQPHFAMHPTLPEHKYTSLHHSSSEAIRRACLQTPQLQSNIFASLDETLLARAEALAAVDIAVSQGKSHPFKPDATYHTMNTVPCSSTSTVPLAHHHHHHHHHHHQNLEPPDLMEHISSPSLALMPSAHEGAGGGGGGGGGGGLISTSAHPHPHSHMHGLTHLSHQAAMNMNSPLTHHGLLPGHHGGAHQGAPGLANNVMSSINDSDTDPRELEAFAERFKQRRIKLGVTQADVGGALANLKIPGVGSLSQSTICRFESLTLSHNNMIALKPILQAWLEEAEGAQREKMSKPDIFNGSEKKRKRTSIAAPEKRSLEAYFAVQPRPSSEKIAAIAEKLDLKKNVVRVWFCNQRQKQKRLKFSAAH; encoded by the exons ATGATGTCCATGAACAGCAAACAGCCTCATTTCGCCATGCATCCCACCTTACCTGAGCACAAGTACACAAGTCTTCACCACTCGAGCTCGGAGGCGATCAGGAGAGCCTGTCTACAAACTCCACAG CTGCAGAGCAACATCTTCGCCAGCTTAGACGAAACGCTCCTGGCCCGCGCCGAGGCTTTGGCGGCAGTGGACATCGCCGTGTCCCAGGGTAAGAGTCACCCGTTCAAGCCCGACGCCACGTACCACACGATGAACACCGTGCCATGCTCGTCTACGTCCACCGTGCCACTCGCCCACCACCATCATCACCATCATCACCACCACCACCAAAACCTCGAGCCGCCCGACCTCATGGAGCACATCAGCTCGCCGTCGTTGGCCCTGATGCCCAGCGCGCACGAAGGGGCCGGTGGAGGCGGCGGAGGAGGTGGCGGAGGTGGTCTGATCTCCACCTCGGCCCATCCGCACCCGCACTCGCACATGCACGGCTTGACCCACCTGTCCCACCAGGCTGCTATGAACATGAACTCGCCACTCACCCACCACGGGCTCTTGCCGGGCCACCACGGCGGTGCGCATCAGGGCGCGCCGGGACTCGCAAACAATGTAATGTCCTCTATTAACGACTCGGACACGGACCCGAGGGAGCTGGAGGCGTTCGCGGAGCGTTTCAAACAGAGGAGAATCAAACTCGGGGTGACTCAGGCGGATGTGGGGGGCGCGCTGGCGAACCTCAAGATCCCGGGCGTGGGCTCACTGAGCCAAAGTACCATTTGTCGGTTCGAGTCTCTAACTCTGTCTCACAACAACATGATCGCGCTGAAGCCTATCCTTCAGGCGTGGTTGGAGGAGGCCGAGGGCGCGCAGCGTGAAAAAATGAGCAAGCCCGACATTTTCAACGGGAGCGAGAAGAAGCGCAAGCGGACGTCCATAGCGGCTCCGGAGAAAAGATCTCTGGAGGCTTATTTTGCTGTTCAGCCTCGACCGTCGTCGGAGAAAATCGCGGCTATTGCTGAGAAATTGGACCTCAAAAAGAACGTGGTGCGAGTATGGTTTTGCAACCAAAGACAAAAGCAAAAGAGGTTGAAATTTTCTGCAGCTCACTGA
- the obi1 gene encoding ORC ubiquitin ligase 1: MSQQFQNVTLSLTLPISCQICLGKVRQPVICCNNHVFCNSCIKVWLEKNSQCPTCRVAITAENPCREIIGATADGESSESCSFKRRLRRTRGELLFREYEDEIETLVKENEELKSKTLSLEMQLKTALEPTPVLVPQTETSTVDPNVLEESTNKLKAASDLYRKVKQDLDRLKEANKTLRSQNFDLIQENMRLKAEVDSRSPQKFGRYTVAALESKIHQYERDVAQLKRALERSDKYIEELEAQNQRDRPQSEEGTCSGSTASGGTQNGEVERITLMRRSLSNMEETSVCTDLDRERTELPNNHACLLTTSDVGFLGGALTPQKDVTVPTTPSSALRSLSLKSPGVCSDRKLVLKPLTYLRRLTFDDCQSSTSTASVDQNPGPFQANTGAPFIQKTSMNSNKEVSCGGWMDCGSELPHLDENKEKFNTSLAEDPTGNSEACMDAAYLDKISELDSMMAEGESSSSQVSRLPLASSSSPLPDFDAAQIPELDFCSNLLGDTGTERENGATSPAQVNTNNASASEGNVAFVDFMVEHPGQSTKRKCPTGSSVSSPSKLSKLK; the protein is encoded by the exons ATGTCTCAGCAATTTCAAAACGTAACTTTGTCTCTGACTCTACCGATATCATGTCAGATCTGTCTGGGAAAG GTGCGTCAGCCCGTCATTTGTTGCAACAACCACGTGTTCTGCAACAGCTGCATTAAAGTTTGGCTGGAGAAGAACAGCCAGTGTCCAACATGCAGGGTAGCCATCACTGCAGAAAACCCCTGTAGAGAAATCATCG GAGCCACAGCTGATGGTGAGTCCAGCGAGAGTTGTTCTTTTAAGAGACGCCTCAGAAGGACTCGAGGAGAGCTGCTTTTCCGTGAATATGAG GATGAAATCGAAACCCTTGTGAAAGAGAACGAGGAGTTGAAAAGCAAAACCCTGAGCCTTGAGATGCAACTTAAGACCGCTCTGGAACCGACCCCCGTCTTGGTTCCTCAGACTGAAACCAGCACTGTTGACCCCAATGTTCTGGAGGAGTCGACCAATAAGCTAAAAGCTGCCAGTGACCTCTACAGGAAAGTCAAACAGGATCTCGACAGACTAAAAGAG GCTAACAAGACTCTACGGTCACAGAATTTTGACCTGATCCAAGAAAATATGCGTCTGAAAGCTGAAGTTGACAGCAGATCTCCGCAAAA ATTCGGCAGGTACACAGTTGCGGCTCTCGAATCTAAAATTCATCAGTACGAGCGGGATGTGGCCCAGCTAAAAAGAGCTTTGGAGCGCAGCGATAAGTATATAGAAGAGCTCGAAGCCCAAAACCAGAGGGACAGACCTCAGTCTGAGGAGGGCACGTGCTCCGGCAGCACCGCATCTGGGGGAACACAAAATGGAGAAGTTGAAAGGATCACCCTGATGCGGAGGAGCCTGAGTAATATGGAGGAGACATCTGTTTGTACAGACCTGGACCGAGAGCGCACGGAGCTTCCCAACAACCACGCTTGCCTCCTGACAACTTCAGATGTGGGTTTTTTAGGAGGGGCCTTGACTCCTCAGAAAGATGTTACGGTTCCCACTACGCCTTCCTCGGCCCTCAGATCTCTGAGCTTGAAGAGTCCTGGGGTTTGCAGTGACAGAAAGTTGGTTCTCAAACCTTTGACATACCTGAGAAGACTCACTTTTGATGATTGTCAGAGTTCAACCAGCACAGCCTCGGTCGACCAAAACCCAggacccttccaagccaacaCGGGTGCTCCTTTCATTCAGAAAACCTCTATGAACTCCAACAAAGAGGTGTCGTGTGGGGGCTGGATGGACTGCGGTTCTGAGCTACCCCATCTGGATGAAAACAAAGAAAAGTTCAACACATCTTTAGCCGAGGACCCGACGGGCAACAGCGAAGCTTGCATGGACGCGGCGTACCTGGACAAGATCTCAGAGTTGGACTCCATGATGGCTGAGGGTGAGAGCTCCAGCAGCCAGGTCTCTCGCCTTCCCCTAGCATCTTCATCATCGCCCCTGCCAGACTTTGATGCCGCCCAGATACCAGAGCTGGATTTCTGTAGCAACCTCTTAGGTGATACCGGAACAGAAAGAGAGAACGGGGCCACATCGCCGGCACAGGTGAACACCAACAACGCTTCGGCTTCTGAGGGAAACGTTGCATTTGTTGACTTCATGGTGGAACATCCTGGACAATCCACCAAACGCAAGTGTCCCACAGGATCGTCCGTCTCCAGCCCCTCCAAACTTTCAAAACTAAAGTAG